A window of the Butyricimonas faecalis genome harbors these coding sequences:
- a CDS encoding leucine-rich repeat protein — MKRRYCVLVACMMAFLCLLFACREDEGVMGGEDPRLPIDLSGEIDQVMLSRVNDGGFCDQDVIGVYIVDYEGGNPGELALEGNRASNVQFTYNEANNKWSGAYDIYWNDTKTPIDVYGYYPWSSPGSISEYAFEVQKDQAKAGANGNLGGYEASDFLWGKAEKVEPSTKVICLAFRHKMSTARVTLMEGEGFAEGEWTGLEKQVLVTNTKRKALIDLNTGDVTATGAVATTGTIPYQKDGVFRAIVVPQEVNAGTELFKITVDGVVYTFKKNEAFTYVPSKMHNFTIRVDKKENTGAYEFVLVSESITAWENDEITHNATAREYIVIESEAGKLKEAIVAANKDFRKLQNLKITGEIDAGDFYFMRDSMNLLQSLNLKEVKIKGEDDVIPGNALESKYSLTRLVLPDQLKQISHSAFSNCRNLTGSLIIPEGVTKIENAAFLNCQNLTGTLSLPSTLEVLGTGYGIGVFRGCKFVCELKLPEKLRYIGIQAFYGCSGFYGELHLPGSLEFLDSDAFGGCRNLTGSITIPQGVMEIGEATFAGCSGLNGTLTLHDGIVSIGARAFEGTSLKGELHLPKNLAAIGENTFCGCDFSGTLVLPDGLRSIGDKAFAYNWRLMGVLEFPEGIQSIGAGAFAQCRSIEGLVFPESLENIRYEVSWGENGGAFQNCFGIGSIVCKGTIPAYVQAGAFDGVPKDNFTLEVPEPVVAQYQVTPGWSDFKRIAAHRELVCRPALATAINTECVRRLVLNAEGDWKVIELPDWCVLSQMEGSKKTELMLTIKELSRGGEPREGDVVFQLKDKDYTTRCHVTQYDYEYGEDEIITLQEHKIGNGVNLVFLGDGYSALDISKGNYMTMIKEQVERFFDIEPYRTYRDYFNIYTGIAVSPESGVGTVNTIRYTKFETTYTGGVGLRCDYDAVFAYALNMPTVNKGNLNQTLIIITPNSTDYGGICQMWGDGSAIAFCPLSDYGYPLDSRGVIQHEAGGHGFGKLGDEYIYHNAFIDFCDCTCCAHVKEFNSAKSLGWYENLSLTGKMHEVPWAHFIFDDRYSDVVDIYEGGFMHARGVFRSEQNSCMNNDIPYYSAISREAIVKRIMEYAGESYSFEKFVANDKRDAGESLSRYADRPGVTVRGNQYAPRIHEGKPDILK, encoded by the coding sequence CGTGTACGGGTATTATCCTTGGAGTTCTCCGGGGAGTATCAGCGAGTATGCTTTTGAGGTGCAGAAGGATCAGGCGAAGGCGGGGGCAAATGGGAATTTGGGAGGCTATGAGGCGAGTGATTTTCTTTGGGGAAAGGCGGAGAAGGTGGAACCTTCAACGAAAGTGATTTGTTTGGCTTTCCGTCATAAAATGAGTACGGCACGGGTGACACTGATGGAAGGAGAGGGATTTGCCGAAGGGGAATGGACGGGGTTGGAGAAACAGGTGTTGGTGACAAATACGAAACGGAAGGCGTTGATTGATTTGAATACCGGGGACGTGACGGCCACGGGGGCGGTTGCTACCACGGGAACGATACCTTATCAGAAGGATGGGGTATTCCGGGCGATCGTCGTGCCGCAGGAGGTGAATGCCGGAACGGAGTTGTTCAAGATAACGGTTGATGGTGTGGTGTATACTTTCAAGAAGAACGAGGCATTTACTTACGTGCCTTCGAAGATGCATAATTTCACGATTCGAGTAGACAAAAAGGAAAATACCGGTGCGTATGAGTTCGTGTTGGTGAGCGAATCGATTACGGCATGGGAGAATGATGAGATAACGCACAATGCGACGGCAAGGGAGTATATCGTGATTGAATCTGAGGCTGGGAAGTTGAAGGAGGCGATTGTTGCGGCGAATAAGGATTTTCGAAAGTTGCAGAATCTGAAGATTACGGGGGAGATTGATGCAGGTGATTTTTATTTTATGCGGGATTCGATGAATTTGTTGCAGTCGTTGAATCTGAAGGAGGTAAAGATAAAAGGTGAGGATGATGTAATTCCAGGTAATGCATTGGAGTCTAAATATTCTTTGACAAGATTAGTGTTGCCGGATCAATTGAAACAAATCAGCCACAGTGCTTTTAGCAATTGTAGAAACTTGACCGGTTCGTTAATTATACCGGAGGGTGTTACGAAAATCGAGAATGCGGCTTTTCTCAATTGTCAAAATTTGACAGGAACTTTGTCTCTGCCATCAACATTAGAAGTATTAGGTACTGGGTATGGTATTGGCGTTTTCAGAGGTTGTAAATTTGTATGTGAATTGAAGCTTCCGGAAAAATTAAGATACATTGGAATACAAGCTTTTTATGGATGCTCGGGATTTTATGGAGAATTGCATTTACCGGGTAGTTTGGAATTTCTGGATAGCGATGCATTTGGTGGATGTAGAAATTTAACGGGTTCAATAACAATACCTCAGGGAGTAATGGAGATTGGAGAAGCTACATTTGCAGGTTGTTCGGGATTGAATGGAACTTTAACTTTGCATGATGGAATTGTATCTATTGGAGCACGCGCTTTTGAAGGCACTTCTCTAAAAGGAGAGTTGCATTTGCCAAAGAATCTTGCAGCAATCGGTGAGAATACATTTTGCGGTTGTGATTTTTCGGGGACATTGGTTTTGCCCGATGGATTGAGGTCTATCGGTGATAAGGCTTTCGCTTATAACTGGCGTTTGATGGGTGTTTTGGAATTCCCGGAGGGGATACAGAGTATCGGGGCCGGGGCTTTTGCCCAATGTCGTAGTATTGAAGGTTTGGTTTTTCCGGAAAGTTTGGAAAATATTCGTTACGAGGTGAGTTGGGGAGAAAATGGTGGTGCTTTCCAAAATTGTTTCGGTATCGGAAGTATTGTCTGTAAAGGTACTATTCCGGCTTATGTGCAGGCGGGGGCTTTTGATGGGGTGCCCAAAGATAATTTTACATTAGAGGTCCCGGAACCTGTTGTAGCACAGTATCAAGTTACTCCTGGATGGAGTGATTTTAAACGAATTGCAGCTCATCGGGAATTGGTTTGCAGGCCGGCGTTGGCGACAGCTATAAATACGGAATGTGTTCGTCGTCTGGTGCTGAATGCCGAGGGAGATTGGAAGGTAATCGAATTGCCTGACTGGTGTGTGTTGTCTCAAATGGAAGGATCGAAAAAGACCGAATTGATGTTGACAATAAAGGAGTTGAGCCGGGGTGGAGAACCTCGCGAGGGGGATGTCGTGTTCCAGTTGAAGGATAAAGACTACACGACACGTTGCCATGTAACACAATATGATTACGAATACGGAGAGGACGAGATTATCACCTTGCAGGAGCATAAAATTGGTAACGGGGTTAATCTGGTATTTTTGGGAGACGGTTATAGTGCTTTGGATATTTCGAAAGGGAATTATATGACAATGATAAAGGAGCAAGTAGAACGTTTCTTTGATATAGAACCTTATCGGACATATCGAGATTATTTCAATATTTACACGGGGATCGCAGTTTCCCCAGAAAGTGGTGTCGGCACAGTAAATACGATTCGATACACGAAATTCGAGACAACGTACACGGGAGGGGTTGGTTTGCGATGTGATTACGATGCCGTCTTTGCTTACGCATTGAACATGCCGACGGTGAACAAAGGGAATTTGAATCAAACATTGATTATTATAACACCGAATTCAACGGATTACGGTGGAATTTGCCAGATGTGGGGAGATGGTTCCGCTATAGCATTCTGTCCGTTGAGTGATTACGGGTATCCGTTGGATTCCCGGGGTGTGATTCAACATGAGGCCGGAGGACATGGTTTCGGTAAGCTAGGGGATGAGTACATCTATCACAATGCGTTTATTGATTTCTGTGATTGTACTTGTTGTGCGCATGTAAAAGAATTTAATTCTGCGAAATCTTTGGGATGGTACGAAAACTTGTCCCTTACCGGAAAAATGCATGAAGTGCCTTGGGCTCATTTCATTTTTGATGATCGGTATAGTGACGTGGTGGATATTTACGAGGGAGGATTTATGCATGCACGTGGAGTTTTCCGTTCGGAACAGAATAGCTGTATGAATAATGACATCCCTTATTATAGTGCGATCAGTCGAGAAGCGATCGTGAAACGAATCATGGAATATGCCGGGGAATCTTACTCGTTTGAGAAGTTCGTGGCGAATGACAAGCGCGATGCCGGTGAATCGTTGTCCCGTTACGCGGATCGTCCGGGTGTTACGGTGCGGGGTAATCAATACGCGCCCCGGATTCATGAGGGGAAACCGGATATTTTGAAATAA
- a CDS encoding fimbrillin family protein yields MKIIYRIGILYFLCLSAGCSNSKKEIEPDNLFVTFDVVHPSLARATATDFEAGDRMGVFLTEKDAPLEVSGNYVNNELLTYSGSKWESGRKIYWNDGAYDVFGYYPYVSPLTSVDDMPFEVALDQTTARDGSLLGGYEASDFLWARSKNVTAGDGAVKLTFAHRMSRLNVRLVKGEDYDGELPEEAEVYVHNTVPSATIDLSAGFVTKNPYGTAATIRAMKTGTYQYSAILVPQRIDNSKPLVEVVMKGVAYLVESRFVFKPGIQHTVTVVISKNPEQVKIEIGGEIENWD; encoded by the coding sequence ATGAAAATAATATACAGAATCGGGATACTCTATTTCCTGTGCCTCTCGGCTGGTTGCTCTAATTCGAAAAAGGAGATAGAGCCCGATAATCTGTTTGTCACTTTTGACGTGGTACATCCTTCGCTTGCCCGGGCCACCGCGACTGATTTCGAGGCGGGTGACCGGATGGGGGTGTTCTTGACGGAGAAAGATGCTCCTTTGGAAGTTTCCGGGAATTATGTGAATAACGAGTTGTTGACGTATTCCGGTTCGAAATGGGAGTCCGGAAGAAAGATTTATTGGAATGACGGTGCGTATGACGTGTTCGGGTATTACCCGTACGTTTCCCCGTTAACTAGCGTGGATGATATGCCGTTTGAGGTGGCGTTGGACCAGACTACGGCGAGAGATGGGAGTTTGTTGGGAGGTTACGAGGCTAGCGATTTCCTGTGGGCAAGGTCGAAGAACGTGACCGCTGGGGATGGTGCGGTGAAGTTAACGTTTGCTCACCGGATGAGTAGATTGAATGTCCGGTTGGTCAAGGGTGAGGATTATGACGGGGAACTGCCTGAAGAGGCCGAAGTGTATGTACATAACACGGTTCCATCGGCCACGATAGATTTGAGTGCGGGGTTTGTAACCAAGAATCCTTACGGTACGGCGGCGACAATTCGGGCGATGAAGACGGGGACTTACCAGTATTCGGCCATATTGGTGCCTCAGCGCATTGATAATAGCAAACCGCTGGTGGAGGTGGTGATGAAAGGAGTTGCTTATCTGGTGGAGAGCCGATTTGTTTTCAAGCCGGGAATACAACACACGGTAACGGTGGTGATTTCGAAAAATCCGGAACAGGTGAAAATTGAGATCGGGGGTGAAATTGAAAATTGGGATTAA
- a CDS encoding WG repeat-containing protein: MIRIGIFLFTCLLLFASCEERRIAIDALPFKVTRGNEWGFLGTDGTIRTINAFAYRPSAVVNERLSVPNDSGRYELYSFSGELKSVSPKSFVTIGYFFEEVTFAQEEKDGPLMVVDRFGKKVAVVDSYQGHGILMAHNFREGLALVYTNNGKYGYMDTRGEMVIKPVYDYAADFSEGLAVVGIADGEGRLAYQVINKQGGVQFYITLQNSRIQESFSCGYLMFKNLEQDYCGALDREGNVCLYLPTRVQEVMPFRYDAAVFWTESGVGVMDKSGKVLIPANYDDGRMIGDRRVALKLRGKWALFDFEGRPLSEFVYDWISDLDRYAFVCENGVYYLIDEGGQMVGPNKFSIIHWDQEAAREYPQVFMRHEAAKDSVMVGPVKEKKDVKPSREPVLSKARVIDKNSPFYREAKQVLDGGLQEEDASNRRVILNYMEHFRMAYLTKDIDFLEQLFSEEALIVVGTVIRKAPSNERLYLSSEQVRYSVKSKREYLYHLKMIFRRNQHIDVKFNDFTIKRHPTKKGIYGVSVKQSYKSDIYSDEGYLFLLWDFRDQTAPKIHVRTWQPRMMDEYTPLPEQEIFNIGSFNLE, translated from the coding sequence ATGATAAGAATCGGAATATTTCTATTCACGTGTCTATTGCTATTTGCTTCTTGTGAAGAGAGGCGAATAGCAATAGATGCTTTACCGTTTAAGGTGACCCGGGGAAATGAATGGGGATTTCTTGGTACGGACGGGACGATCAGGACGATCAACGCTTTTGCATACCGGCCTTCGGCGGTGGTGAACGAAAGGTTGAGCGTGCCGAATGATTCGGGGAGATACGAGTTATATAGTTTTTCGGGTGAGTTGAAATCGGTATCGCCCAAGAGTTTTGTCACGATCGGTTATTTCTTTGAGGAGGTGACGTTTGCCCAAGAGGAGAAGGACGGGCCGTTGATGGTGGTGGATCGCTTCGGGAAAAAAGTGGCGGTTGTGGATAGTTACCAGGGGCATGGCATATTGATGGCACATAATTTCAGGGAAGGTTTGGCGTTGGTGTACACGAATAACGGGAAGTACGGTTATATGGATACGCGTGGCGAAATGGTGATTAAACCGGTGTACGATTATGCCGCTGATTTCTCGGAAGGTTTGGCTGTTGTGGGAATTGCCGACGGGGAGGGTCGGTTGGCTTATCAGGTGATTAATAAACAGGGGGGTGTCCAATTTTATATCACGTTACAAAATAGTCGGATACAAGAGAGTTTTTCATGTGGGTATTTGATGTTTAAGAATCTGGAACAGGATTATTGCGGGGCGTTGGATCGGGAAGGAAATGTTTGTTTGTATTTGCCGACACGGGTACAGGAGGTGATGCCGTTCCGTTATGATGCGGCGGTTTTTTGGACGGAATCGGGTGTCGGGGTGATGGATAAGTCCGGCAAGGTGTTGATTCCGGCGAATTATGACGATGGACGGATGATTGGAGATCGGCGGGTGGCATTGAAGTTACGGGGTAAGTGGGCTCTTTTTGATTTCGAGGGACGACCGCTTAGTGAGTTCGTGTATGATTGGATTTCAGATCTTGACCGATATGCTTTCGTGTGTGAGAATGGCGTTTATTATTTGATAGACGAAGGGGGGCAGATGGTCGGACCGAATAAATTTTCAATTATTCACTGGGATCAGGAAGCAGCTAGGGAGTATCCCCAAGTGTTCATGCGACATGAGGCGGCGAAAGATTCGGTGATGGTTGGGCCCGTGAAGGAAAAGAAAGATGTTAAACCATCCCGGGAACCTGTTTTGTCTAAGGCCCGTGTGATAGATAAGAACAGTCCTTTTTACCGGGAGGCCAAGCAAGTGTTGGATGGGGGATTGCAGGAGGAGGATGCTTCGAATCGACGGGTTATATTGAATTATATGGAACATTTTCGGATGGCATATCTGACGAAAGATATTGATTTTCTGGAGCAGTTGTTTAGCGAGGAGGCGTTGATTGTCGTGGGGACGGTGATCCGGAAAGCACCCTCAAATGAGAGGCTTTATTTGTCCTCCGAGCAGGTACGTTATAGCGTGAAGAGTAAGCGCGAGTACTTGTATCATTTGAAGATGATTTTTAGGAGAAATCAGCATATTGATGTGAAATTCAATGATTTCACGATAAAGCGACATCCCACGAAAAAGGGGATATACGGGGTTTCGGTGAAACAGAGTTATAAATCGGATATATATTCCGACGAGGGGTATTTGTTTTTGTTGTGGGATTTTCGGGATCAAACGGCTCCCAAGATACACGTGCGTACGTGGCAACCCCGCATGATGGATGAATACACGCCGTTACCTGAACAGGAGATATTTAATATCGGAAGTTTTAATTTGGAATGA
- a CDS encoding leucine-rich repeat domain-containing protein produces MYKFYFYIICCVMVGTACSKETGPTVLPPTLTLHEATGITRNTACLSGEIALNGDGVVRDCYFVYGSSPEEVVRVAATRTEEGAEVMLEGLKAGTEYYYYLEVSNGGSAVRTDVLHFRTYPNTEPVLEEMVLINKGPTTAVVQCVLVEDGGEALSFLGFKYRGERSAEELFVAAELEEEGVFRARLTDLNLSTSYAVRAYAANAVGEVYTGEVKFVTDNAIYISEPGTLSEVIGERLKYELTEISISGKLNGSDFRLLRDMLGRGVDGEETPGKLSRLYLTDVQVVEGGMSYYSSRYTANDTLGYGMFMNCSNLLEVALPNTVKVVEKDVFKGCTGLTVLTIPDEVRSFASSEGCISLKEFRVSVVNSSFTMENGILYDKGKETLLLYPEGRVQTVFEIPEGVKKIAGCAFQNAPVDTLMMAHSVVGLGLQAFRGAKFKKVILSDGITTIPGAVFQGCTGLRSVTLGSGTMYISDYCFDGCMLEELRVLADIPPACASKAFEGGNFFDSCVLYVPSGCKNRYRYADPWGKFRRVVE; encoded by the coding sequence ATGTATAAGTTTTACTTCTATATTATCTGTTGTGTGATGGTGGGAACAGCTTGTTCGAAAGAGACAGGGCCAACGGTTTTACCCCCGACGCTGACGTTGCATGAAGCTACCGGGATTACCCGGAATACGGCCTGTTTGTCCGGAGAAATTGCTTTAAACGGGGATGGCGTTGTGCGGGATTGTTATTTCGTGTATGGCAGTTCACCGGAGGAGGTAGTGCGGGTTGCCGCTACCCGGACGGAAGAGGGGGCAGAGGTTATGTTGGAAGGGCTGAAGGCGGGGACGGAGTATTATTATTATTTGGAGGTTTCTAATGGAGGCAGTGCGGTACGAACGGATGTGTTGCATTTCCGTACTTACCCGAACACGGAACCTGTGTTGGAAGAGATGGTTTTGATTAATAAAGGGCCGACAACGGCAGTTGTGCAGTGCGTGTTGGTCGAGGACGGTGGGGAGGCTTTGTCTTTTTTGGGATTTAAATACCGGGGAGAGAGGTCGGCGGAAGAGTTGTTTGTTGCAGCAGAATTGGAAGAAGAGGGTGTTTTTAGGGCTCGGTTGACAGATTTGAATTTATCCACGTCTTACGCGGTTCGGGCTTATGCTGCCAATGCCGTGGGAGAGGTGTACACGGGGGAAGTGAAGTTTGTCACGGATAACGCGATATATATTTCGGAGCCGGGGACCTTGTCGGAGGTGATTGGCGAACGATTGAAATATGAATTGACCGAGATTTCTATTAGTGGAAAATTGAACGGTTCCGATTTCCGTTTGTTGCGGGATATGTTGGGGAGGGGAGTTGACGGAGAAGAGACTCCGGGAAAGCTGAGTCGGCTTTATCTGACGGATGTACAGGTTGTCGAGGGTGGAATGAGTTACTATTCTTCCCGCTATACGGCTAATGATACGTTGGGGTATGGTATGTTTATGAATTGTAGTAATCTGCTGGAGGTGGCCTTGCCGAATACGGTGAAGGTGGTGGAGAAGGATGTATTCAAGGGGTGTACGGGGTTGACGGTGCTGACGATTCCCGACGAGGTGCGAAGTTTTGCCTCTTCGGAGGGATGTATTTCGTTGAAAGAGTTTCGAGTATCTGTTGTGAATTCCAGTTTCACGATGGAAAACGGCATTTTGTATGACAAGGGGAAAGAGACGTTGTTGTTGTACCCGGAGGGGAGGGTACAAACTGTGTTTGAAATTCCGGAAGGGGTGAAGAAGATTGCCGGGTGTGCTTTTCAAAATGCACCCGTGGATACTTTGATGATGGCACATTCGGTTGTCGGTTTGGGACTTCAGGCGTTTCGAGGTGCCAAGTTTAAGAAAGTGATCCTTTCCGATGGAATTACAACGATACCGGGGGCTGTTTTTCAAGGATGTACCGGGTTACGTTCCGTGACGTTGGGGAGTGGAACGATGTATATATCTGATTATTGTTTTGACGGGTGTATGTTGGAGGAGTTGCGTGTGTTGGCGGATATTCCTCCTGCCTGTGCGTCAAAGGCCTTTGAAGGAGGGAATTTCTTTGATTCGTGTGTGCTTTACGTGCCTTCCGGGTGTAAAAACAGGTATCGTTATGCCGATCCGTGGGGGAAGTTTAGACGGGTCGTGGAGTAA
- a CDS encoding DUF3791 domain-containing protein, translating into MNTNLQKIGELLSQYRKSKGLTQEEVGAMIGVQKAMVSKVENGLCVNFNTINRLAEALGVEPVVGLKPKKKADKNLIDYVMTVIIEFARRHGLTIREASNYIGRFKGIDFLVEFYDVEHTLSFNDCVDDLTVVCQNYGGTLK; encoded by the coding sequence ATGAATACGAATTTACAGAAAATAGGAGAACTTCTTAGCCAATATCGGAAGAGTAAAGGTCTGACCCAAGAAGAGGTGGGGGCGATGATCGGTGTTCAAAAAGCGATGGTTTCAAAGGTCGAAAACGGCCTATGTGTCAATTTTAATACGATCAATCGTCTTGCAGAAGCATTGGGTGTCGAGCCGGTAGTCGGACTCAAACCCAAAAAGAAAGCGGACAAGAACCTGATTGATTATGTGATGACGGTAATTATCGAGTTTGCACGTCGGCATGGTTTGACAATTCGGGAGGCAAGCAATTATATCGGACGTTTCAAGGGGATTGATTTTCTCGTTGAATTTTACGATGTGGAACATACTCTGTCATTTAATGATTGTGTGGATGACTTGACCGTTGTCTGCCAAAATTACGGAGGCACATTGAAATGA
- a CDS encoding DUF3990 domain-containing protein encodes MILYHGSNMAIDTIDLDKCRPYKDFGKGFYLTDIQEQAQRMAARTARMFKGDPTLTAFEFDLKEVMRASGLKVRIFEKPDREWAKFVMSNRDINTVQPCHDYDIVIGPVADDTIARLLRLYIENFISEEQLLRELTFSKVTSQYFFHSETALKMLKRL; translated from the coding sequence ATGATACTGTACCACGGCTCGAATATGGCAATTGACACTATCGATCTCGACAAATGCCGTCCGTATAAAGATTTCGGCAAAGGGTTTTATCTCACAGATATTCAGGAACAGGCCCAAAGGATGGCTGCAAGGACTGCACGGATGTTCAAGGGAGATCCGACACTGACCGCATTTGAATTTGACTTGAAAGAGGTAATGCGGGCAAGCGGATTGAAAGTAAGAATCTTTGAAAAGCCTGACAGGGAATGGGCTAAGTTTGTTATGTCTAACAGAGATATAAATACCGTTCAGCCTTGTCATGATTATGATATTGTTATCGGTCCGGTTGCTGATGATACCATTGCTCGGTTATTACGGTTATATATCGAGAATTTTATTAGCGAAGAACAGTTATTGCGTGAACTGACATTCTCGAAAGTTACGTCACAATATTTCTTTCACTCGGAGACAGCACTAAAAATGTTGAAACGATTATGA
- a CDS encoding serine/threonine-protein kinase yields the protein MNEETLSSGFFGEDITVDIYSDLKEFYTPANGYSRLHLCRRYGKLHILKSLQPFYSSQEFYKQLLLKEFNIGYQLDHPNIRHTIGWEKNDLLGNYIVLEYIDGIPLTTFIEQGKLTRALAYKFITEICNALQYIHNKQLIHKDLKPNNILITYNGNNVKLIDFGLADCDDYEILKIPAGTEKYLAPEQLDPNATLDCRTDIYSLGIIIEELATILKDRKLASIAQKCTCQNPNSRFNNTAEIVETLKSKSFGTIYKYAAFIIVSFLITFLYLQYPFAGNKSPNRNTITQVYSNFSTGNAYHHTLLQEKSRLHRNITRYSANRQDLVQDSLLMYQALRKALNTDYPESNQRKTPVYKKLLTNMQLDVKREIKNIREKL from the coding sequence ATGAACGAGGAGACTTTATCATCCGGCTTTTTCGGAGAAGATATAACCGTGGATATATACTCGGACCTGAAAGAATTCTATACGCCGGCTAACGGGTATAGCAGACTACATCTATGCCGCCGGTATGGAAAACTGCATATACTCAAAAGCCTACAGCCTTTCTATTCCTCACAAGAATTCTACAAACAACTCCTGTTGAAAGAATTCAACATCGGTTATCAATTGGACCACCCCAACATCCGCCATACCATCGGTTGGGAAAAGAATGACCTTTTAGGAAATTACATCGTACTGGAATATATCGACGGCATTCCGCTAACCACCTTCATTGAACAAGGCAAACTAACCCGAGCCTTAGCCTACAAATTTATCACGGAAATATGTAACGCCTTGCAGTATATCCACAACAAACAACTTATTCACAAAGACCTGAAACCCAACAATATTCTCATCACGTACAACGGGAATAACGTCAAACTTATCGATTTCGGACTTGCTGATTGTGATGATTATGAAATCCTAAAAATACCTGCAGGAACAGAAAAATACCTCGCTCCGGAACAACTAGACCCGAATGCGACTCTGGATTGTAGAACGGATATCTATTCACTAGGCATCATCATCGAAGAACTAGCCACAATCCTAAAAGATCGTAAACTAGCCTCAATTGCTCAAAAATGCACCTGCCAAAACCCAAATTCACGTTTCAACAATACCGCTGAAATCGTCGAAACCCTAAAAAGCAAATCTTTCGGAACAATCTACAAATACGCCGCATTCATCATCGTATCCTTCCTGATCACATTTCTTTACTTGCAATACCCTTTTGCCGGAAACAAATCACCGAATAGAAATACGATTACCCAAGTATATAGCAATTTTTCAACCGGTAACGCCTACCATCACACCCTCTTACAAGAGAAAAGCCGTTTACACCGGAATATAACCCGCTACTCGGCAAACCGCCAAGATTTAGTGCAAGATAGCCTGTTAATGTATCAAGCATTACGAAAAGCTTTAAATACCGATTACCCTGAATCTAATCAACGGAAAACCCCGGTGTACAAAAAACTCCTGACCAACATGCAACTAGACGTGAAACGGGAAATTAAAAACATCCGGGAAAAACTCTAA
- a CDS encoding RNA polymerase sigma factor: MYADMIDEQLILSGVNRKNEKAWKSLYEHYYAALCTYVNRILKGSESTEDLVQEVFIAVWRSEKRFDSVQDLTRYLYRACYNNALVFVRNNQIHDTILNSIGAESDFTADDVYAQTVREEVTRQLYVYIEGLPSEQKKVILMSIEGYSWDEIAEKLRISVNTVKTHKSRGFKYLRSKLQDSVCLFLI; encoded by the coding sequence ATGTATGCCGATATGATAGATGAGCAGTTGATTTTATCCGGGGTAAATCGCAAAAATGAAAAGGCTTGGAAGAGTCTTTACGAGCATTACTATGCGGCATTGTGTACTTATGTGAACCGGATTTTGAAGGGATCGGAGAGTACGGAGGATTTGGTGCAGGAGGTTTTTATTGCTGTTTGGAGATCTGAAAAAAGGTTTGATTCGGTACAGGATTTAACTCGTTATCTGTACCGGGCCTGTTATAATAATGCGTTGGTGTTCGTGAGGAATAACCAGATTCATGATACCATATTGAATTCAATAGGGGCAGAAAGTGATTTTACTGCTGATGACGTGTATGCGCAAACGGTTCGGGAGGAGGTAACACGGCAGTTGTACGTGTATATTGAAGGGCTACCTTCGGAACAGAAAAAAGTAATTTTAATGAGTATTGAAGGGTATTCATGGGATGAAATTGCTGAAAAATTGAGAATAAGTGTAAATACCGTCAAAACGCATAAGAGTCGCGGGTTCAAATATTTACGTTCAAAATTGCAAGATTCCGTGTGTTTGTTTTTAATTTAA